Proteins found in one Rhinolophus ferrumequinum isolate MPI-CBG mRhiFer1 chromosome 9, mRhiFer1_v1.p, whole genome shotgun sequence genomic segment:
- the FUBP1 gene encoding far upstream element-binding protein 1 isoform X5, giving the protein MADYSTVPPPSSGSAGGGGGGGGGGGVNDAFKDALQRARQIAAKIGGDAGTSLNSNDYGYGGQKRPLEDGDGSWTSPSSTTHWEGMPSPFKDQPDAKKVAPQNDSFGTQLPPMHQQQSRSVITEEYKVPDGMVGFIIGRGGEQISRIQQESGCKIQIAPDSGGLPERSCMLTGTPESVQSAKRLLDQIVEKGRPAPGFHHGDGPGNAVQEIMIPASKAGLVIGKGGETIKQLQERAGVKMVMIQDGPQNTGADKPLRITGDPYKVQQAKEMVLELIRDQGGFREVRNEYGSRIGGNEGIDVPIPRFAVGIVIGRNGEMIKKIQNDAGVRIQFKPDDGTTPDRIAQITGPPDRCQHAAEIITDLLRSVQAGNPGGPGPGGRGRGRGQGNWNMGPPGGLQEFNFIVPTGKTGLIIGKGGETIKSISQQSGARIELQRNPPPNADPNMKLFTIRGTPQQIDYARQLIEEKIGGPVNPLGPPVPHGPHGVPGPHGPPGPPGPGTPMGPYNPAPYNPGPPGPAPHGPPAPYAPQGWGNAYPHWQQQAPPDPAKAGTDPNSAAWAAYYAHYYQQQAQPPPAAPAGAPTTTQTNGQGNYGDQQNPAPAGQVDYTKAWEEYYKKMGQAVPAPAGAPPGGQPDYSAAWAEYYRQQAAYYAQTSPQGMPQHPPAPQGFANHARSHHHLY; this is encoded by the exons attgcAGCAAAAATTGGAGGTGATGCTGGTACATCACTGAATTCAAACGACTATGGTTATGGGGGACAAAAAAGACCTTTGGAAGATGGAG aTGGCTCTTGGACAAGTCCGAGCAGTACAACACACTGGGAGGGAATGCCCTCTCCTTTTAAAG ATCAACCAGATGCTAAGAAAGTTGCTCCTCAAAATGACT CTTTTGGGACACAGTTACCACCGATGCATCAGCAGCAAAG CAGGTCTGTAATTACTGAAGAATACAAAGTTCCAGATGGAATGGTTGGATTTA taATTGGCAGAGGAGGTGAACAGATCTCACGCATACAGCAGGAATCTGGATGCAAAATACAGATCGCTCCTG ACAGTGGTGGCCTTCCAGAAAGGTCTTGTATGTTAACTGGAACACCTGAGTCTGTCCA ATCAGCAAAACGGTTACTGGACCAGATTGTTGAAAAAGGAAGACCAGCCCCTGGCTTCCATCATGGTGATGGACCAGGAAATGCAGTTCAAGAAATAATGATTCCAGCCAGCAAGGCAGGATTAGTTATTGGAAAGGGGGGAGAGACTATTAAACAACTTCag GAGAGGGCTGGAGTTAAAATGGTTATGATTCAAGATGGACCTCAGAACACCGGTGCTGACAAACCTCTTAGAATTACAGGAGACCCATACAAAGTTCAA caAGCCAAGGAAATGGTGTTAGAGTTAATTCGTGATCAAGGTGGTTTCAGAGAAGTTCGAAATGAGTATGGGTCCAGAATAGGAGGAAATGAAGGAATAGAT GTCCCCATTCCAAGATTTGCTGTTGGCATTGTAataggaagaaatggagagatgattaaaaaaatacaaaatgatgctGGTGTTCGAATTCAATTTAAGCCAG atGATGGAACAACACCTGATAGAATAGCACAAATAACAGGACCTCCAGACCGATGTCAGCATGCTGCAGAAATTATTACAGACCTTCTTCGAAGTGTTCAG GCTGGTAATCCTGGTGGACCTGGACCTGGTGGTCGAGGAAGAGGTAGAGGTCAAGGCAACTGGAACATGGGACCACCTGGTGGACTACAggaatttaatttcattgtaccaactgggaaaactggattaaTAATAGGAAAAG GAGGTGAAACCATAAAAAGCATAAGCCAACAATCTGGTGCAAGAATAGAACTTCAGAGAAATCCCCCACCCAATGCAGATCCTAATATGAAGTTATTTACAATTCGTGGCACTCCACAGCAAATAGACTATGCTCGTCaactcatagaagaaaagatTGGT gGCCCAGTAAATCCTTTAGGGCCACCTGTACCCCATGGGCCCCATGGTGTCCCAGGCCCCCATGGGCCTCCTGGGCCTCCAGGACCTGGAACTCCAATGGGACCATACAACCCTGCACCTTATAATCCGGGACCACCTGGCCCTGCTCCTCA TGGTCCTCCAGCCCCTTATGCTCCCCAGGGGTGGGGAAATGCATATCCACACTGGCAGCAACAGGCCCCTCCCGATCCAG CTAAGGCAGGAACGGATCCAAATTCAGCAGCTTGGGCTGCGTATTATGCTCACTATTATCAACAGCAAGCACAGCCACCACCTGCAGCTCCTGCTGGTGCACCAACTACAACCCAGACCAATGGACAAGGTAACTATg GAGATCAACAGAATCCAGCTCCAGCTGGACAGGTTGATTATACCAAGGCTTGGGAAGAGTACTACAAGAAAATGG GTCAAGCAGTTCCTGCTCCTGCTGGTGCCCCGCCAGGTGGTCAGCCAGATTATAGCGCAGCCTGGGCTGAGTACTATAGACAGCAAGCCGCCTACTATGCCCAGACAAGTCCCCAGGGAATGCCACAGCACCCTCCAGCTCCTCAG ggatTTGCAAATCATGCAAGAAGCCACCATCATTTAT
- the FUBP1 gene encoding far upstream element-binding protein 1 isoform X1 has product MADYSTVPPPSSGSAGGGGGGGGGGGVNDAFKDALQRARQIAAKIGGDAGTSLNSNDYGYGGQKRPLEDGDGSWTSPSSTTHWEGMPSPFKDQPDAKKVAPQNDSFGTQLPPMHQQQSRSVITEEYKVPDGMVGFIIGRGGEQISRIQQESGCKIQIAPDSGGLPERSCMLTGTPESVQSAKRLLDQIVEKGRPAPGFHHGDGPGNAVQEIMIPASKAGLVIGKGGETIKQLQERAGVKMVMIQDGPQNTGADKPLRITGDPYKVQQAKEMVLELIRDQGGFREVRNEYGSRIGGNEGIDVPIPRFAVGIVIGRNGEMIKKIQNDAGVRIQFKPDDGTTPDRIAQITGPPDRCQHAAEIITDLLRSVQAGNPGGPGPGGRGRGRGQGNWNMGPPGGLQEFNFIVPTGKTGLIIGKGGETIKSISQQSGARIELQRNPPPNADPNMKLFTIRGTPQQIDYARQLIEEKIGGPVNPLGPPVPHGPHGVPGPHGPPGPPGPGTPMGPYNPAPYNPGPPGPAPHGPPAPYAPQGWGNAYPHWQQQAPPDPAKAGTDPNSAAWAAYYAHYYQQQAQPPPAAPAGAPTTTQTNGQGNYGDQQNPAPAGQVDYTKAWEEYYKKMGQQGQTQDYSKAWEEYYKKQGQAVPAPAGAPPGGQPDYSAAWAEYYRQQAAYYAQTSPQGMPQHPPAPQGFANHARSHHHLY; this is encoded by the exons attgcAGCAAAAATTGGAGGTGATGCTGGTACATCACTGAATTCAAACGACTATGGTTATGGGGGACAAAAAAGACCTTTGGAAGATGGAG aTGGCTCTTGGACAAGTCCGAGCAGTACAACACACTGGGAGGGAATGCCCTCTCCTTTTAAAG ATCAACCAGATGCTAAGAAAGTTGCTCCTCAAAATGACT CTTTTGGGACACAGTTACCACCGATGCATCAGCAGCAAAG CAGGTCTGTAATTACTGAAGAATACAAAGTTCCAGATGGAATGGTTGGATTTA taATTGGCAGAGGAGGTGAACAGATCTCACGCATACAGCAGGAATCTGGATGCAAAATACAGATCGCTCCTG ACAGTGGTGGCCTTCCAGAAAGGTCTTGTATGTTAACTGGAACACCTGAGTCTGTCCA ATCAGCAAAACGGTTACTGGACCAGATTGTTGAAAAAGGAAGACCAGCCCCTGGCTTCCATCATGGTGATGGACCAGGAAATGCAGTTCAAGAAATAATGATTCCAGCCAGCAAGGCAGGATTAGTTATTGGAAAGGGGGGAGAGACTATTAAACAACTTCag GAGAGGGCTGGAGTTAAAATGGTTATGATTCAAGATGGACCTCAGAACACCGGTGCTGACAAACCTCTTAGAATTACAGGAGACCCATACAAAGTTCAA caAGCCAAGGAAATGGTGTTAGAGTTAATTCGTGATCAAGGTGGTTTCAGAGAAGTTCGAAATGAGTATGGGTCCAGAATAGGAGGAAATGAAGGAATAGAT GTCCCCATTCCAAGATTTGCTGTTGGCATTGTAataggaagaaatggagagatgattaaaaaaatacaaaatgatgctGGTGTTCGAATTCAATTTAAGCCAG atGATGGAACAACACCTGATAGAATAGCACAAATAACAGGACCTCCAGACCGATGTCAGCATGCTGCAGAAATTATTACAGACCTTCTTCGAAGTGTTCAG GCTGGTAATCCTGGTGGACCTGGACCTGGTGGTCGAGGAAGAGGTAGAGGTCAAGGCAACTGGAACATGGGACCACCTGGTGGACTACAggaatttaatttcattgtaccaactgggaaaactggattaaTAATAGGAAAAG GAGGTGAAACCATAAAAAGCATAAGCCAACAATCTGGTGCAAGAATAGAACTTCAGAGAAATCCCCCACCCAATGCAGATCCTAATATGAAGTTATTTACAATTCGTGGCACTCCACAGCAAATAGACTATGCTCGTCaactcatagaagaaaagatTGGT gGCCCAGTAAATCCTTTAGGGCCACCTGTACCCCATGGGCCCCATGGTGTCCCAGGCCCCCATGGGCCTCCTGGGCCTCCAGGACCTGGAACTCCAATGGGACCATACAACCCTGCACCTTATAATCCGGGACCACCTGGCCCTGCTCCTCA TGGTCCTCCAGCCCCTTATGCTCCCCAGGGGTGGGGAAATGCATATCCACACTGGCAGCAACAGGCCCCTCCCGATCCAG CTAAGGCAGGAACGGATCCAAATTCAGCAGCTTGGGCTGCGTATTATGCTCACTATTATCAACAGCAAGCACAGCCACCACCTGCAGCTCCTGCTGGTGCACCAACTACAACCCAGACCAATGGACAAGGTAACTATg GAGATCAACAGAATCCAGCTCCAGCTGGACAGGTTGATTATACCAAGGCTTGGGAAGAGTACTACAAGAAAATGG GTCAACAAGGGCAGACACAGGATTATTCAAAGGCTTGGGAGGAATATTACAAGAAGCAAG GTCAAGCAGTTCCTGCTCCTGCTGGTGCCCCGCCAGGTGGTCAGCCAGATTATAGCGCAGCCTGGGCTGAGTACTATAGACAGCAAGCCGCCTACTATGCCCAGACAAGTCCCCAGGGAATGCCACAGCACCCTCCAGCTCCTCAG ggatTTGCAAATCATGCAAGAAGCCACCATCATTTAT
- the FUBP1 gene encoding far upstream element-binding protein 1 isoform X12 — protein sequence MADYSTVPPPSSGSAGGGGGGGGGGGVNDAFKDALQRARQIAAKIGGDAGTSLNSNDYGYGGQKRPLEDGDGSWTSPSSTTHWEGMPSPFKDQPDAKKVAPQNDSFGTQLPPMHQQQRSVITEEYKVPDGMVGFIIGRGGEQISRIQQESGCKIQIAPDSGGLPERSCMLTGTPESVQSAKRLLDQIVEKGRPAPGFHHGDGPGNAVQEIMIPASKAGLVIGKGGETIKQLQERAGVKMVMIQDGPQNTGADKPLRITGDPYKVQQAKEMVLELIRDQGGFREVRNEYGSRIGGNEGIDVPIPRFAVGIVIGRNGEMIKKIQNDAGVRIQFKPDDGTTPDRIAQITGPPDRCQHAAEIITDLLRSVQAGNPGGPGPGGRGRGRGQGNWNMGPPGGLQEFNFIVPTGKTGLIIGKGGETIKSISQQSGARIELQRNPPPNADPNMKLFTIRGTPQQIDYARQLIEEKIGGPVNPLGPPVPHGPHGVPGPHGPPGPPGPGTPMGPYNPAPYNPGPPGPAPHGPPAPYAPQGWGNAYPHWQQQAPPDPAKAGTDPNSAAWAAYYAHYYQQQAQPPPAAPAGAPTTTQTNGQGDQQNPAPAGQVDYTKAWEEYYKKMGQAVPAPAGAPPGGQPDYSAAWAEYYRQQAAYYAQTSPQGMPQHPPAPQGQ from the exons attgcAGCAAAAATTGGAGGTGATGCTGGTACATCACTGAATTCAAACGACTATGGTTATGGGGGACAAAAAAGACCTTTGGAAGATGGAG aTGGCTCTTGGACAAGTCCGAGCAGTACAACACACTGGGAGGGAATGCCCTCTCCTTTTAAAG ATCAACCAGATGCTAAGAAAGTTGCTCCTCAAAATGACT CTTTTGGGACACAGTTACCACCGATGCATCAGCAGCAAAG GTCTGTAATTACTGAAGAATACAAAGTTCCAGATGGAATGGTTGGATTTA taATTGGCAGAGGAGGTGAACAGATCTCACGCATACAGCAGGAATCTGGATGCAAAATACAGATCGCTCCTG ACAGTGGTGGCCTTCCAGAAAGGTCTTGTATGTTAACTGGAACACCTGAGTCTGTCCA ATCAGCAAAACGGTTACTGGACCAGATTGTTGAAAAAGGAAGACCAGCCCCTGGCTTCCATCATGGTGATGGACCAGGAAATGCAGTTCAAGAAATAATGATTCCAGCCAGCAAGGCAGGATTAGTTATTGGAAAGGGGGGAGAGACTATTAAACAACTTCag GAGAGGGCTGGAGTTAAAATGGTTATGATTCAAGATGGACCTCAGAACACCGGTGCTGACAAACCTCTTAGAATTACAGGAGACCCATACAAAGTTCAA caAGCCAAGGAAATGGTGTTAGAGTTAATTCGTGATCAAGGTGGTTTCAGAGAAGTTCGAAATGAGTATGGGTCCAGAATAGGAGGAAATGAAGGAATAGAT GTCCCCATTCCAAGATTTGCTGTTGGCATTGTAataggaagaaatggagagatgattaaaaaaatacaaaatgatgctGGTGTTCGAATTCAATTTAAGCCAG atGATGGAACAACACCTGATAGAATAGCACAAATAACAGGACCTCCAGACCGATGTCAGCATGCTGCAGAAATTATTACAGACCTTCTTCGAAGTGTTCAG GCTGGTAATCCTGGTGGACCTGGACCTGGTGGTCGAGGAAGAGGTAGAGGTCAAGGCAACTGGAACATGGGACCACCTGGTGGACTACAggaatttaatttcattgtaccaactgggaaaactggattaaTAATAGGAAAAG GAGGTGAAACCATAAAAAGCATAAGCCAACAATCTGGTGCAAGAATAGAACTTCAGAGAAATCCCCCACCCAATGCAGATCCTAATATGAAGTTATTTACAATTCGTGGCACTCCACAGCAAATAGACTATGCTCGTCaactcatagaagaaaagatTGGT gGCCCAGTAAATCCTTTAGGGCCACCTGTACCCCATGGGCCCCATGGTGTCCCAGGCCCCCATGGGCCTCCTGGGCCTCCAGGACCTGGAACTCCAATGGGACCATACAACCCTGCACCTTATAATCCGGGACCACCTGGCCCTGCTCCTCA TGGTCCTCCAGCCCCTTATGCTCCCCAGGGGTGGGGAAATGCATATCCACACTGGCAGCAACAGGCCCCTCCCGATCCAG CTAAGGCAGGAACGGATCCAAATTCAGCAGCTTGGGCTGCGTATTATGCTCACTATTATCAACAGCAAGCACAGCCACCACCTGCAGCTCCTGCTGGTGCACCAACTACAACCCAGACCAATGGACAAG GAGATCAACAGAATCCAGCTCCAGCTGGACAGGTTGATTATACCAAGGCTTGGGAAGAGTACTACAAGAAAATGG GTCAAGCAGTTCCTGCTCCTGCTGGTGCCCCGCCAGGTGGTCAGCCAGATTATAGCGCAGCCTGGGCTGAGTACTATAGACAGCAAGCCGCCTACTATGCCCAGACAAGTCCCCAGGGAATGCCACAGCACCCTCCAGCTCCTCAG
- the FUBP1 gene encoding far upstream element-binding protein 1 isoform X17 gives MADYSTVPPPSSGSAGGGGGGGGGGGVNDAFKDALQRARQIAAKIGGDAGTSLNSNDYGYGGQKRPLEDGDQPDAKKVAPQNDSFGTQLPPMHQQQSRSVITEEYKVPDGMVGFIIGRGGEQISRIQQESGCKIQIAPDSGGLPERSCMLTGTPESVQSAKRLLDQIVEKGRPAPGFHHGDGPGNAVQEIMIPASKAGLVIGKGGETIKQLQERAGVKMVMIQDGPQNTGADKPLRITGDPYKVQQAKEMVLELIRDQGGFREVRNEYGSRIGGNEGIDVPIPRFAVGIVIGRNGEMIKKIQNDAGVRIQFKPDDGTTPDRIAQITGPPDRCQHAAEIITDLLRSVQAGNPGGPGPGGRGRGRGQGNWNMGPPGGLQEFNFIVPTGKTGLIIGKGGETIKSISQQSGARIELQRNPPPNADPNMKLFTIRGTPQQIDYARQLIEEKIGGPVNPLGPPVPHGPHGVPGPHGPPGPPGPGTPMGPYNPAPYNPGPPGPAPHGPPAPYAPQGWGNAYPHWQQQAPPDPAKAGTDPNSAAWAAYYAHYYQQQAQPPPAAPAGAPTTTQTNGQGDQQNPAPAGQVDYTKAWEEYYKKMGQAVPAPAGAPPGGQPDYSAAWAEYYRQQAAYYAQTSPQGMPQHPPAPQGQ, from the exons attgcAGCAAAAATTGGAGGTGATGCTGGTACATCACTGAATTCAAACGACTATGGTTATGGGGGACAAAAAAGACCTTTGGAAGATGGAG ATCAACCAGATGCTAAGAAAGTTGCTCCTCAAAATGACT CTTTTGGGACACAGTTACCACCGATGCATCAGCAGCAAAG CAGGTCTGTAATTACTGAAGAATACAAAGTTCCAGATGGAATGGTTGGATTTA taATTGGCAGAGGAGGTGAACAGATCTCACGCATACAGCAGGAATCTGGATGCAAAATACAGATCGCTCCTG ACAGTGGTGGCCTTCCAGAAAGGTCTTGTATGTTAACTGGAACACCTGAGTCTGTCCA ATCAGCAAAACGGTTACTGGACCAGATTGTTGAAAAAGGAAGACCAGCCCCTGGCTTCCATCATGGTGATGGACCAGGAAATGCAGTTCAAGAAATAATGATTCCAGCCAGCAAGGCAGGATTAGTTATTGGAAAGGGGGGAGAGACTATTAAACAACTTCag GAGAGGGCTGGAGTTAAAATGGTTATGATTCAAGATGGACCTCAGAACACCGGTGCTGACAAACCTCTTAGAATTACAGGAGACCCATACAAAGTTCAA caAGCCAAGGAAATGGTGTTAGAGTTAATTCGTGATCAAGGTGGTTTCAGAGAAGTTCGAAATGAGTATGGGTCCAGAATAGGAGGAAATGAAGGAATAGAT GTCCCCATTCCAAGATTTGCTGTTGGCATTGTAataggaagaaatggagagatgattaaaaaaatacaaaatgatgctGGTGTTCGAATTCAATTTAAGCCAG atGATGGAACAACACCTGATAGAATAGCACAAATAACAGGACCTCCAGACCGATGTCAGCATGCTGCAGAAATTATTACAGACCTTCTTCGAAGTGTTCAG GCTGGTAATCCTGGTGGACCTGGACCTGGTGGTCGAGGAAGAGGTAGAGGTCAAGGCAACTGGAACATGGGACCACCTGGTGGACTACAggaatttaatttcattgtaccaactgggaaaactggattaaTAATAGGAAAAG GAGGTGAAACCATAAAAAGCATAAGCCAACAATCTGGTGCAAGAATAGAACTTCAGAGAAATCCCCCACCCAATGCAGATCCTAATATGAAGTTATTTACAATTCGTGGCACTCCACAGCAAATAGACTATGCTCGTCaactcatagaagaaaagatTGGT gGCCCAGTAAATCCTTTAGGGCCACCTGTACCCCATGGGCCCCATGGTGTCCCAGGCCCCCATGGGCCTCCTGGGCCTCCAGGACCTGGAACTCCAATGGGACCATACAACCCTGCACCTTATAATCCGGGACCACCTGGCCCTGCTCCTCA TGGTCCTCCAGCCCCTTATGCTCCCCAGGGGTGGGGAAATGCATATCCACACTGGCAGCAACAGGCCCCTCCCGATCCAG CTAAGGCAGGAACGGATCCAAATTCAGCAGCTTGGGCTGCGTATTATGCTCACTATTATCAACAGCAAGCACAGCCACCACCTGCAGCTCCTGCTGGTGCACCAACTACAACCCAGACCAATGGACAAG GAGATCAACAGAATCCAGCTCCAGCTGGACAGGTTGATTATACCAAGGCTTGGGAAGAGTACTACAAGAAAATGG GTCAAGCAGTTCCTGCTCCTGCTGGTGCCCCGCCAGGTGGTCAGCCAGATTATAGCGCAGCCTGGGCTGAGTACTATAGACAGCAAGCCGCCTACTATGCCCAGACAAGTCCCCAGGGAATGCCACAGCACCCTCCAGCTCCTCAG
- the FUBP1 gene encoding far upstream element-binding protein 1 isoform X11, with protein sequence MADYSTVPPPSSGSAGGGGGGGGGGGVNDAFKDALQRARQIAAKIGGDAGTSLNSNDYGYGGQKRPLEDGDGSWTSPSSTTHWEGMPSPFKDQPDAKKVAPQNDSFGTQLPPMHQQQSRSVITEEYKVPDGMVGFIIGRGGEQISRIQQESGCKIQIAPDSGGLPERSCMLTGTPESVQSAKRLLDQIVEKGRPAPGFHHGDGPGNAVQEIMIPASKAGLVIGKGGETIKQLQERAGVKMVMIQDGPQNTGADKPLRITGDPYKVQQAKEMVLELIRDQGGFREVRNEYGSRIGGNEGIDVPIPRFAVGIVIGRNGEMIKKIQNDAGVRIQFKPDDGTTPDRIAQITGPPDRCQHAAEIITDLLRSVQAGNPGGPGPGGRGRGRGQGNWNMGPPGGLQEFNFIVPTGKTGLIIGKGGETIKSISQQSGARIELQRNPPPNADPNMKLFTIRGTPQQIDYARQLIEEKIGGPVNPLGPPVPHGPHGVPGPHGPPGPPGPGTPMGPYNPAPYNPGPPGPAPHGPPAPYAPQGWGNAYPHWQQQAPPDPAKAGTDPNSAAWAAYYAHYYQQQAQPPPAAPAGAPTTTQTNGQGDQQNPAPAGQVDYTKAWEEYYKKMGQAVPAPAGAPPGGQPDYSAAWAEYYRQQAAYYAQTSPQGMPQHPPAPQGQ encoded by the exons attgcAGCAAAAATTGGAGGTGATGCTGGTACATCACTGAATTCAAACGACTATGGTTATGGGGGACAAAAAAGACCTTTGGAAGATGGAG aTGGCTCTTGGACAAGTCCGAGCAGTACAACACACTGGGAGGGAATGCCCTCTCCTTTTAAAG ATCAACCAGATGCTAAGAAAGTTGCTCCTCAAAATGACT CTTTTGGGACACAGTTACCACCGATGCATCAGCAGCAAAG CAGGTCTGTAATTACTGAAGAATACAAAGTTCCAGATGGAATGGTTGGATTTA taATTGGCAGAGGAGGTGAACAGATCTCACGCATACAGCAGGAATCTGGATGCAAAATACAGATCGCTCCTG ACAGTGGTGGCCTTCCAGAAAGGTCTTGTATGTTAACTGGAACACCTGAGTCTGTCCA ATCAGCAAAACGGTTACTGGACCAGATTGTTGAAAAAGGAAGACCAGCCCCTGGCTTCCATCATGGTGATGGACCAGGAAATGCAGTTCAAGAAATAATGATTCCAGCCAGCAAGGCAGGATTAGTTATTGGAAAGGGGGGAGAGACTATTAAACAACTTCag GAGAGGGCTGGAGTTAAAATGGTTATGATTCAAGATGGACCTCAGAACACCGGTGCTGACAAACCTCTTAGAATTACAGGAGACCCATACAAAGTTCAA caAGCCAAGGAAATGGTGTTAGAGTTAATTCGTGATCAAGGTGGTTTCAGAGAAGTTCGAAATGAGTATGGGTCCAGAATAGGAGGAAATGAAGGAATAGAT GTCCCCATTCCAAGATTTGCTGTTGGCATTGTAataggaagaaatggagagatgattaaaaaaatacaaaatgatgctGGTGTTCGAATTCAATTTAAGCCAG atGATGGAACAACACCTGATAGAATAGCACAAATAACAGGACCTCCAGACCGATGTCAGCATGCTGCAGAAATTATTACAGACCTTCTTCGAAGTGTTCAG GCTGGTAATCCTGGTGGACCTGGACCTGGTGGTCGAGGAAGAGGTAGAGGTCAAGGCAACTGGAACATGGGACCACCTGGTGGACTACAggaatttaatttcattgtaccaactgggaaaactggattaaTAATAGGAAAAG GAGGTGAAACCATAAAAAGCATAAGCCAACAATCTGGTGCAAGAATAGAACTTCAGAGAAATCCCCCACCCAATGCAGATCCTAATATGAAGTTATTTACAATTCGTGGCACTCCACAGCAAATAGACTATGCTCGTCaactcatagaagaaaagatTGGT gGCCCAGTAAATCCTTTAGGGCCACCTGTACCCCATGGGCCCCATGGTGTCCCAGGCCCCCATGGGCCTCCTGGGCCTCCAGGACCTGGAACTCCAATGGGACCATACAACCCTGCACCTTATAATCCGGGACCACCTGGCCCTGCTCCTCA TGGTCCTCCAGCCCCTTATGCTCCCCAGGGGTGGGGAAATGCATATCCACACTGGCAGCAACAGGCCCCTCCCGATCCAG CTAAGGCAGGAACGGATCCAAATTCAGCAGCTTGGGCTGCGTATTATGCTCACTATTATCAACAGCAAGCACAGCCACCACCTGCAGCTCCTGCTGGTGCACCAACTACAACCCAGACCAATGGACAAG GAGATCAACAGAATCCAGCTCCAGCTGGACAGGTTGATTATACCAAGGCTTGGGAAGAGTACTACAAGAAAATGG GTCAAGCAGTTCCTGCTCCTGCTGGTGCCCCGCCAGGTGGTCAGCCAGATTATAGCGCAGCCTGGGCTGAGTACTATAGACAGCAAGCCGCCTACTATGCCCAGACAAGTCCCCAGGGAATGCCACAGCACCCTCCAGCTCCTCAG